One Stigmatopora nigra isolate UIUO_SnigA chromosome 1, RoL_Snig_1.1, whole genome shotgun sequence DNA segment encodes these proteins:
- the znf385a gene encoding zinc finger protein 385A isoform X1, producing the protein MWGTGGINRAGAAVPAFLRTPTMIQPHLDMKPFLQFPLDTPPHPPPPPHSLSLFHNFSTMDPVQKAVINHTFGVPLVKTKRPVISCNVCQIRFNSESQAEAHYKGNRHARRVKGIETSKSRCQDGEKLQTVTPTTSPSPPGAPGPPSDSESSKLEETQPGLQLNGPLFGSGTLPPLNNPPTPPMDVDPQCALPPSSAAPTDSASSSSPGGSIPSNSDPSLVSGATGPSASGSPSGPETEEDKAKKLLYCSLCKVAVNSLSQLEAHNKGTKHKTILEARSGLGPIKAYPRLGPKPSGEQGGGPVDPNTQERTFHCEICNVRVNSEMQLKQHISSRRHRDGMAGKPNPLLSRHKKHRGADLTSSLTFPKDLSKALGAGLLPSPLAVAAAMAAAVSSNPLALRAATPSPHPHHHLLQGPPLSHAILRPAPGPIRTAHGPILFAPY; encoded by the exons GAGGTATAAATCGAGCTGGGGCTGCTGTGCCAGCTTTCCTGAGGACCCCAACAATGATCCAGCCTCACCTGGATATGAAGCCTTTCCTGCAGTTTCCTCTGGACACTCCTCCTCACCCACCACCTCCCCCACACAGCTTGAGCCTCTTTCATAACTTCAGTACG ATGGACCCAGTCCAGAAGGCCGTGATCAACCACACTTTCGGAGTTCCACTGGTCAAGACCAAGCGGCCGGTTATTTCCTGCAACGTCTGTCAGATCCGCTTCAACTCAGAG AGCCAAGCTGAAGCCCACTACAAAGGAAACCGGCATGCCAGGAGAGTGAAAGGCATCGAGACCTCAAAGAGTCGCTGTCAAGATGGTGAGAAGCTTCAAACTGTGACCCCAACcacctctccttctcctccggGAGCTCCAGGCCCTCCCTCTGATAGCGAGAGCAGCAAACTAG AGGAAACACAGCCCGGGTTACAGTTAAACGGCCCACTGTTTGGTTCTGGAACCCTTCCCCCTCTGAACAACCCTCCAACCCCACCTATGGACGTAGACCCTCAATGTGCCCTGCCGCCCTCCTCCGCCGCTCCCACGGATTCAGCTTCTTCCTCCTCACCGGGCGGGAGCATCCCCAGCAATTCAGACCCCTCTCTAGTCTCAGGAGCCACCGGGCCCTCAGCTTCTGGCAGCCCATCCGGCCCAGAGACAGAAGAGGACAAGGCAAAGAAACTACTCTATTGTTCCTTGTGCAAAGTGGCCGTCAATTCCTTGTCACAACTGGAGGCTCACAACAAAG GTACCAAACACAAAACTATTTTAGAGGCTCGAAGTGGACTGGGGCCTATCAAGGCTTATCCACGCCTGGGTCCCAAGCCAAGTGGAGAGCAAGGAGGTGGCCCAGTGGACCCCAACACTCAGGAAAGAACCTTCCACTGTGAGATCTGCAATGTGCGGGTCAATTCTGAAATGCAACTAAAACAG CACATATCAAGTCGGAGGCATCGGGATGGAATGGCGGGCAAGCCGAACCCCCTCCTCAGCCGGCACAAGAAACACAGGGGAGCTGATCTGACG TCTTCTCTGACCTTCCCCAAGGATCTCAGCAAAGCTTTGGGAGCCGGCCTTCTCCCCAGCCCATTAGCTGTCGCTGCGGCTATGGCGGCCGCCGTGTCCTCAAACCCGCTAGCACTGCGGGCAGCCACTCCGTCGCCGCACCCGCATCACCATCTCCTTCAAGGACCACCCCTCAGCCACGCCATCCTAAGACCAGCTCCTGGGCCCATCCGCACCGCACACGGGCCAATCCTTTTTGCCCCATACTGA
- the znf385a gene encoding zinc finger protein 385A isoform X2 gives MILGGINRAGAAVPAFLRTPTMIQPHLDMKPFLQFPLDTPPHPPPPPHSLSLFHNFSTMDPVQKAVINHTFGVPLVKTKRPVISCNVCQIRFNSESQAEAHYKGNRHARRVKGIETSKSRCQDGEKLQTVTPTTSPSPPGAPGPPSDSESSKLEETQPGLQLNGPLFGSGTLPPLNNPPTPPMDVDPQCALPPSSAAPTDSASSSSPGGSIPSNSDPSLVSGATGPSASGSPSGPETEEDKAKKLLYCSLCKVAVNSLSQLEAHNKGTKHKTILEARSGLGPIKAYPRLGPKPSGEQGGGPVDPNTQERTFHCEICNVRVNSEMQLKQHISSRRHRDGMAGKPNPLLSRHKKHRGADLTSSLTFPKDLSKALGAGLLPSPLAVAAAMAAAVSSNPLALRAATPSPHPHHHLLQGPPLSHAILRPAPGPIRTAHGPILFAPY, from the exons GAGGTATAAATCGAGCTGGGGCTGCTGTGCCAGCTTTCCTGAGGACCCCAACAATGATCCAGCCTCACCTGGATATGAAGCCTTTCCTGCAGTTTCCTCTGGACACTCCTCCTCACCCACCACCTCCCCCACACAGCTTGAGCCTCTTTCATAACTTCAGTACG ATGGACCCAGTCCAGAAGGCCGTGATCAACCACACTTTCGGAGTTCCACTGGTCAAGACCAAGCGGCCGGTTATTTCCTGCAACGTCTGTCAGATCCGCTTCAACTCAGAG AGCCAAGCTGAAGCCCACTACAAAGGAAACCGGCATGCCAGGAGAGTGAAAGGCATCGAGACCTCAAAGAGTCGCTGTCAAGATGGTGAGAAGCTTCAAACTGTGACCCCAACcacctctccttctcctccggGAGCTCCAGGCCCTCCCTCTGATAGCGAGAGCAGCAAACTAG AGGAAACACAGCCCGGGTTACAGTTAAACGGCCCACTGTTTGGTTCTGGAACCCTTCCCCCTCTGAACAACCCTCCAACCCCACCTATGGACGTAGACCCTCAATGTGCCCTGCCGCCCTCCTCCGCCGCTCCCACGGATTCAGCTTCTTCCTCCTCACCGGGCGGGAGCATCCCCAGCAATTCAGACCCCTCTCTAGTCTCAGGAGCCACCGGGCCCTCAGCTTCTGGCAGCCCATCCGGCCCAGAGACAGAAGAGGACAAGGCAAAGAAACTACTCTATTGTTCCTTGTGCAAAGTGGCCGTCAATTCCTTGTCACAACTGGAGGCTCACAACAAAG GTACCAAACACAAAACTATTTTAGAGGCTCGAAGTGGACTGGGGCCTATCAAGGCTTATCCACGCCTGGGTCCCAAGCCAAGTGGAGAGCAAGGAGGTGGCCCAGTGGACCCCAACACTCAGGAAAGAACCTTCCACTGTGAGATCTGCAATGTGCGGGTCAATTCTGAAATGCAACTAAAACAG CACATATCAAGTCGGAGGCATCGGGATGGAATGGCGGGCAAGCCGAACCCCCTCCTCAGCCGGCACAAGAAACACAGGGGAGCTGATCTGACG TCTTCTCTGACCTTCCCCAAGGATCTCAGCAAAGCTTTGGGAGCCGGCCTTCTCCCCAGCCCATTAGCTGTCGCTGCGGCTATGGCGGCCGCCGTGTCCTCAAACCCGCTAGCACTGCGGGCAGCCACTCCGTCGCCGCACCCGCATCACCATCTCCTTCAAGGACCACCCCTCAGCCACGCCATCCTAAGACCAGCTCCTGGGCCCATCCGCACCGCACACGGGCCAATCCTTTTTGCCCCATACTGA
- the znf385a gene encoding zinc finger protein 385A isoform X4 — translation MIQPHLDMKPFLQFPLDTPPHPPPPPHSLSLFHNFSTMDPVQKAVINHTFGVPLVKTKRPVISCNVCQIRFNSESQAEAHYKGNRHARRVKGIETSKSRCQDGEKLQTVTPTTSPSPPGAPGPPSDSESSKLEETQPGLQLNGPLFGSGTLPPLNNPPTPPMDVDPQCALPPSSAAPTDSASSSSPGGSIPSNSDPSLVSGATGPSASGSPSGPETEEDKAKKLLYCSLCKVAVNSLSQLEAHNKGTKHKTILEARSGLGPIKAYPRLGPKPSGEQGGGPVDPNTQERTFHCEICNVRVNSEMQLKQHISSRRHRDGMAGKPNPLLSRHKKHRGADLTSSLTFPKDLSKALGAGLLPSPLAVAAAMAAAVSSNPLALRAATPSPHPHHHLLQGPPLSHAILRPAPGPIRTAHGPILFAPY, via the exons ATGATCCAGCCTCACCTGGATATGAAGCCTTTCCTGCAGTTTCCTCTGGACACTCCTCCTCACCCACCACCTCCCCCACACAGCTTGAGCCTCTTTCATAACTTCAGTACG ATGGACCCAGTCCAGAAGGCCGTGATCAACCACACTTTCGGAGTTCCACTGGTCAAGACCAAGCGGCCGGTTATTTCCTGCAACGTCTGTCAGATCCGCTTCAACTCAGAG AGCCAAGCTGAAGCCCACTACAAAGGAAACCGGCATGCCAGGAGAGTGAAAGGCATCGAGACCTCAAAGAGTCGCTGTCAAGATGGTGAGAAGCTTCAAACTGTGACCCCAACcacctctccttctcctccggGAGCTCCAGGCCCTCCCTCTGATAGCGAGAGCAGCAAACTAG AGGAAACACAGCCCGGGTTACAGTTAAACGGCCCACTGTTTGGTTCTGGAACCCTTCCCCCTCTGAACAACCCTCCAACCCCACCTATGGACGTAGACCCTCAATGTGCCCTGCCGCCCTCCTCCGCCGCTCCCACGGATTCAGCTTCTTCCTCCTCACCGGGCGGGAGCATCCCCAGCAATTCAGACCCCTCTCTAGTCTCAGGAGCCACCGGGCCCTCAGCTTCTGGCAGCCCATCCGGCCCAGAGACAGAAGAGGACAAGGCAAAGAAACTACTCTATTGTTCCTTGTGCAAAGTGGCCGTCAATTCCTTGTCACAACTGGAGGCTCACAACAAAG GTACCAAACACAAAACTATTTTAGAGGCTCGAAGTGGACTGGGGCCTATCAAGGCTTATCCACGCCTGGGTCCCAAGCCAAGTGGAGAGCAAGGAGGTGGCCCAGTGGACCCCAACACTCAGGAAAGAACCTTCCACTGTGAGATCTGCAATGTGCGGGTCAATTCTGAAATGCAACTAAAACAG CACATATCAAGTCGGAGGCATCGGGATGGAATGGCGGGCAAGCCGAACCCCCTCCTCAGCCGGCACAAGAAACACAGGGGAGCTGATCTGACG TCTTCTCTGACCTTCCCCAAGGATCTCAGCAAAGCTTTGGGAGCCGGCCTTCTCCCCAGCCCATTAGCTGTCGCTGCGGCTATGGCGGCCGCCGTGTCCTCAAACCCGCTAGCACTGCGGGCAGCCACTCCGTCGCCGCACCCGCATCACCATCTCCTTCAAGGACCACCCCTCAGCCACGCCATCCTAAGACCAGCTCCTGGGCCCATCCGCACCGCACACGGGCCAATCCTTTTTGCCCCATACTGA
- the znf385a gene encoding zinc finger protein 385A isoform X3, translating into MRKESFSLTQSGTQTHTCESSIHIRGKMQLQASIDTEEQKMDPVQKAVINHTFGVPLVKTKRPVISCNVCQIRFNSESQAEAHYKGNRHARRVKGIETSKSRCQDGEKLQTVTPTTSPSPPGAPGPPSDSESSKLEETQPGLQLNGPLFGSGTLPPLNNPPTPPMDVDPQCALPPSSAAPTDSASSSSPGGSIPSNSDPSLVSGATGPSASGSPSGPETEEDKAKKLLYCSLCKVAVNSLSQLEAHNKGTKHKTILEARSGLGPIKAYPRLGPKPSGEQGGGPVDPNTQERTFHCEICNVRVNSEMQLKQHISSRRHRDGMAGKPNPLLSRHKKHRGADLTSSLTFPKDLSKALGAGLLPSPLAVAAAMAAAVSSNPLALRAATPSPHPHHHLLQGPPLSHAILRPAPGPIRTAHGPILFAPY; encoded by the exons ATGAGAAAGGAAAGTTTCAGTCTCACTCAATCTGGGACCCAAACACACACCTGTGAGAGTAGCATACACATTCGAGGAAAAATGCAGCTCCAAGCTTCCATTGACACTGAGGAGCAGAAG ATGGACCCAGTCCAGAAGGCCGTGATCAACCACACTTTCGGAGTTCCACTGGTCAAGACCAAGCGGCCGGTTATTTCCTGCAACGTCTGTCAGATCCGCTTCAACTCAGAG AGCCAAGCTGAAGCCCACTACAAAGGAAACCGGCATGCCAGGAGAGTGAAAGGCATCGAGACCTCAAAGAGTCGCTGTCAAGATGGTGAGAAGCTTCAAACTGTGACCCCAACcacctctccttctcctccggGAGCTCCAGGCCCTCCCTCTGATAGCGAGAGCAGCAAACTAG AGGAAACACAGCCCGGGTTACAGTTAAACGGCCCACTGTTTGGTTCTGGAACCCTTCCCCCTCTGAACAACCCTCCAACCCCACCTATGGACGTAGACCCTCAATGTGCCCTGCCGCCCTCCTCCGCCGCTCCCACGGATTCAGCTTCTTCCTCCTCACCGGGCGGGAGCATCCCCAGCAATTCAGACCCCTCTCTAGTCTCAGGAGCCACCGGGCCCTCAGCTTCTGGCAGCCCATCCGGCCCAGAGACAGAAGAGGACAAGGCAAAGAAACTACTCTATTGTTCCTTGTGCAAAGTGGCCGTCAATTCCTTGTCACAACTGGAGGCTCACAACAAAG GTACCAAACACAAAACTATTTTAGAGGCTCGAAGTGGACTGGGGCCTATCAAGGCTTATCCACGCCTGGGTCCCAAGCCAAGTGGAGAGCAAGGAGGTGGCCCAGTGGACCCCAACACTCAGGAAAGAACCTTCCACTGTGAGATCTGCAATGTGCGGGTCAATTCTGAAATGCAACTAAAACAG CACATATCAAGTCGGAGGCATCGGGATGGAATGGCGGGCAAGCCGAACCCCCTCCTCAGCCGGCACAAGAAACACAGGGGAGCTGATCTGACG TCTTCTCTGACCTTCCCCAAGGATCTCAGCAAAGCTTTGGGAGCCGGCCTTCTCCCCAGCCCATTAGCTGTCGCTGCGGCTATGGCGGCCGCCGTGTCCTCAAACCCGCTAGCACTGCGGGCAGCCACTCCGTCGCCGCACCCGCATCACCATCTCCTTCAAGGACCACCCCTCAGCCACGCCATCCTAAGACCAGCTCCTGGGCCCATCCGCACCGCACACGGGCCAATCCTTTTTGCCCCATACTGA